A genomic segment from Equus przewalskii isolate Varuska chromosome X, EquPr2, whole genome shotgun sequence encodes:
- the BMP15 gene encoding bone morphogenetic protein 15 translates to MVLLSILRILLWGLVLFREHRVQMAKVGQPSIALPAEVPTLPLILELLEEAPAKQQGKPQVLGHPLRYMLELYQRSADAHGHPRENRTIGATMVRLVKPLTNVARPLRGPWHIQTLDFPLRSNRVKYQLVRATVVYRHQLHLSHFNLSCYVEPWVQKSPTNQFPSSGRVSSKPSLLSKAWTEMDITQHIRQRLWNHKGRRVLRLRFVCQQPKDSEVLELRWHGTSSLDTVFLLLYFNDTHKSGQKTKLLPRGLEEFMERDASLLLRRVRQAGSMGSEVLGPSREREGPESNQCSLHPFQVSFHQLGWDHWIIAPHLYTPNYCKGACPRVLRYGLNSPNHAIIQSLVNELVDQSVPPPSCVPYKYVPISLLLIEANGSILYKEYENMIAQSCTCR, encoded by the exons ATGGTCCTCCTCAGCATCCTTAGAATCCTTCTTTGGGGACTGGTGCTTTTTAGGGAACACAGGGTCCAAATGGCAAAGGTAGGGCAGCCCTCTATTGCCCTCCCAGCTGAGGTCCCTACCTTGCCCCTGATTTTGGAGCTGCTagaagaagcacctgccaagcagcAGGGGAAACCACAGGTCCTAGGGCATCCCTTGCGGTACATGCTGGAGTTGTACCAGCGTTCAGCTGATGCACATGGACATCCTAGAGAGAACCGCACCATTGGCGCCACCATGGTGAGGCTGGTGAAGCCCTTGACCAATGTAGCAAGGCCTCTCAGAG GCCCCTGGCATATACAGACCCTGGACTTTCCTCTGAGATCCAACCGGGTAAAATACCAACTAGTCAGAGCCACTGTGGTTTACCGCCATCAACTTCACCTATCTCACTTCAACCTCTCCTGCTATGTGGAGCCCTGGGTCCAGAAGAGCCCAACCAACCAGTTTCCCTCTTCAGGGAGAGTTTCCTCAAAGCCTTCCCTGCTGTCCAAAGCGTGGACAGAGATGGATATCACACAACACATTCGGCAAAGGCTCTGGAATCACAAAGGGCGCAGGGTTCTACGACTCCGCTTCGTGTGTCAGCAGCCAAAAGATAGCGAGGTTCTTGAGCTCCGGTGGCATGGCACTTCATCTTTGGACACTGTCTTTTTGTTACTGTATTTCAATGACACTCACAAAAGTGGTCAGAAGACCAAACTTCTCCCCAGAGGCTTGGAGGAATTTATGGAAAGGGACGCTTCTCTTCTCTTGCGGAGGGTTCGGCAAGCAGGCAGTATGGGGTCTGAGGTTCTTGGCCCCTCCCGCGAGCGTGAAGGGCCTGAAAGTAACCAGTGTTCCCTCCATCCTTTCCAAGTCAGTTTCCACCAGTTGGGCTGGGATCACTGGATCATTGCTCCCCATCTCTATACCCCAAACTACTGTAAGGGAGCCTGCCCTCGGGTACTACGCTATGGTCTCAATTCTCCCAATCACGCCATCATCCAGAGCCTTGTCAATGAGCTGGTAGACCAGAGTGTCCCTCCGCCCTCCTGTGTCCCTTACAAGTATGTTCCCATTAGCCTCCTTCTGATCGAGGCAAATGGGAGTATCTTGTACAAGGAGTATGAGAATATGATTGCCCAGTCCTGTACCTGCAGGTGA